TGGCCCTTGAGGAGCGCCTCCCGGAAGATGTCGGAGTAGTCGTAGCGGAGGAGCGTAAATGGGACTTTAAGGGCCTCGGCAACCCTGCGGGCGTTCTCTATAGCTTTTTCCGCCATGAGGCCATGGTCAACCATCACCGCCTCAAGCTCCGGAACTTTGTAGACCTCCTTTGCAAGGTAGAGTGCCACCGTGCTGTCCTTTCCCCCGGAGTAGGCGACGATTGCCCTCTCAACGTTCTCCATGGCCTCTTCCAGTTCCCGCCTGATGGCTTCCCTGTCCATGGGGCGCTTTAGGTAAATCAGGCATTCCTTGCATACTGGCCTTCCGTCGATTACCTCTATCTTCGCCGTCCTCTCGTCGTGAACGCAGAGCGAGCACTTGAGCATGTCGGAGGAAAGGGGAACCGCCTTTAAAATATTACTGCCGGGTTTTTACGGCTCAAGGAGTTTTCTCTCCCTCTTCACGATGGGGACAACGTCCCTGGCTACTCTTCTCGCACTGAAGAGCGTGATGGGGTCGAGTGTCCTGTAGATTGCCAGCTGGCAACCGCTTATTCTCACATCGATGTGCTTTTTGGCCTCCATGGCTGTCTTCAGGAACTCCCTCACGCTCTCGGCCCTCTCAAAGTCGAGGCCGGCTTTCCTGAGCCTTTCAACGTTGAGCTCGTGGATCGTTAGGGGCTGGAGCATCATCTCGTCTATTCCAAGGGAGGCGGCAAGCTCTGCTATCCTCGGTATGTCCCCGTCGTTTATGCCCGGCATGAAGATGGTTCTAACAACAGAGCGGACGCTTTTGTCGCTTCCGACTATTTTCAGGGCGTTTATCACTGCATCAAACGTGTCAGCGTTTGTAATCCTTAGATGCTTCTCCCTGCTGGCCGCGTCGAGGCTTATCATGACCAAGTCGAAGTCAAGCTTTTCCCAAAGCTCTTCCGTTAGGAGGGAGCCGTTGGTCTGCAAATCGAGCCTCGCGTTCGGAAACCTCTCGCGGAGCATCCTGTTGACCTCAACTATGCGCGGGCTTATCAAAGGCTCGCCGTACTGGGAGACGGTTATGGCTTTCGGGTTGTCCCAGCCGTAGTAGCCGGGCCTTGGGGCCTTCCCTAGCTTTACGGCAACGTTGGAATAGCAGAAGATGCAGTCGTGGTTGCACGCAGGAGTAAGCTCATAGCTCGGGTGATGAACCGGGTTGGGATTGCTCAAATCAAGCCCCTGGCAACCCGGGCAGTGGGTCGGGAACTCCAGATCCATCACAAACTCCTTCAGCAGTCTCGCCTCCCTGTTCTCGAGCCTCTGCGGCTCAACGCCCATGCTTCTCGCGAACTCCTCCCAGCTCATTTTAATGCCCATGTCACCACCAGCCCATCAATCGAAAAGCTCTTTAAAAGGTTGGCTGGACTGATGTGGGAAGTGGTAACATGGACTTCCTCTACACGAAAAACTTCGAAGAGCAGAAGGCAGTGGCTATGCGGGGCCTCAGGAAAGCTCTGGCCGAGGACAAGGTGGACCGCGATATAATTCCCCTCCTCGAGAAGATCAACGCCCTCGATAACTACTTCACCACGAGCTCATGCTCCGGGAGGGTCTCTGTCATGGAGATGCCCCACTTCGGCGACAAGGTTAACTCCGTCTGGCTCGGCAAGTGGCACAGGGAGGTAACGGTTGAGGAAGTCCTTGAAGCAATCGAAAAGCACCGCTCCGGCCAGCTGTGGTTCCTTGTGAGGAGCCCGATCATCCACGTCGCGGCTAAGACCATGGAAGACGCGGTAAGGCTTCTCAACCTCGCGGTGGGCCTCGGCTTCAAGTACAGCAACATCAAGAGCGTGAGCCATAAGAAGCTGGTCGTTGAGATACGCTCCACCGAGAGGATGGACGTCCCGCTGGGAGAGAACGGGGAACTCTGGTTGAGCGGGGAGTACATCGGAAAGGTTGTAAACCTCGCCAACGCCCAGGTCAGGCGCTTCAAGGGGAGACTGAAGAGGCTGGAGGAGGAAATAGAAAAGCTCTGATGGCCTAAACATCCAGGGGGAACTTAACGTAGTCGAGAACGCTACCGCGGCTCTTCTTTATCTCAACGTGCTCGACTAACCCCTTAAACTCCCCGCCGGCGAGGCCGTCCGCTATTATCGCGCTCCCCTGGGCGGCCTCCTTTGCCATGCCCTCGAGGCCCCTCAGCTTTACCACCGGGAGACCAAAGTGCTCCTCAAAGAGTTCCTCGACGTCCTTTCTGAGCCCCTCTATGCGCATGAGCCTTCCGGAGAGGATTATCTCCTTTGCATCCCTCACAACCGCCAGCTCGCTCGCAACCGCTTTTAGGAAGCCGTCCTTCATGGCCTCCCATGCCCTGGCGAAGGGCTCCTCATCCAGCCTCTTGGCGAACTCCTCAGGCTGGAGGATTTTATTGGCCGCTATAACAGTTGCACCGCCCCAGAACAGGTGCCACTTCCTGACCCTCCCGAGGAGGTAGGCGAGCTCCCCGTCGAGGGCGCCGCTGTTGACATAGGCCGGGCCGGGAAAAACAGTCCCGCCTATTCCATCCACTATCTTCCCGCCCTTGACCGCCCCGGCGTAGTTGTATCCAAAGCCGACCTCGAGGAGGACGAAGGAGACGTCTCCATAGCCTATTCCGAGCCTCTCCGCCTGGTCGTGGATCCCGAGGACGGTTATGGCCATCTTGTCCGCTGTCCCCATGTCGATCTTGTTGTACTTCCTCCACTCCGGGACGGTTGGGAGGTGGATGACGCCCGGTATGAACCAGACGTTCATGCCTTTCTCTGCCATCTCCGATACCATCTTCTGGAGGCCGATGAGGACGGGTATCTCCCTCAGCTCGTCTTCCCTGACGAGGGTCATCTCGAAGCGGTCTCTTTCAGTCAGCTCGCTTATGTGCTTTAGGGGAACTCCATAGCCCGAGGGGCCGATTATGAGGTCAGCGCTGAACTCCTCTATCGCTTTCACGATTTTTCCCGGCTCTTCCGCCACAACTTCGCTCGGAAAACTTAAGTCAAGCTTTACCCTTCCGTCTTCAAGCCCTATGACGTCGAAGCTCTTCGTGCCAGGGTCAACGCCTATGACCCTCATCTCGTTCACCAGGGGAAGTAGGAGAAGGGATATAAAAGTTGTCGGGTGAGAGATGTCACAGGTAGACCGCCGTTTTTCGGGGTTTAGGTCTTTTCAGGTGCCGTTAAGGGTTTCTCTTAACTTATCAAACTCTTCGAGGAGATAATACGCCTCAATACTGGCCTCTCTGCTGTTTTTAATCATTATCCTGTCGTTTGAAACGAGGATGCTCCCGGTAAGTATGGCGGTTGCTATATAGTATGCATCCACCGCACGAGGGTGGACGTTCTCTGAGACGTAAACAGCAAGGTTAAACAGTTCGTTCTCACTTTTTATGTTGAAGTCTTCGATTAATCCCACCAACGTTCGGTAATCTATTCTCACGCCGAGTCTCCTTGCCACGGACAGCACTTCGATTATAAAGACCCGAGGAACATACACGGGCTTGCCCTCTGCTAACTTGAAAAAATCCAGTGCCAACTTCCTTCTTTTGGGATTCCCTTCGAAGAGGGCATCTATGAGTATGCTGGCATCCGGGGTCTTCTGTCCTCCTCGATTAATCTGGAGGGGTTTTCAAACTTGGGAAGGGCCTCGCTGAGGTCTTCAAGCTTCTGGAGGAACTTTTTAGTTATAACCCCCTCCTTGACCACTATGACAACCCTCTCATGGTTGTGGAGCTGCGGTTTTTTGAGGGGTTTGAAGACCCCATCCTCATAAACGGCCTCAATCTCCTCCATAACATCACCACATTAAGGTTGACTCAAAACTTTAAAAGGCCATCTGCCTCCAAGAAAGGACTTGACCTCAGATAGGGGCAAACAGCAGAAGAATAGGAAAGGTTAAAAAGTCAGGGCTTCAGTCGAGGTCGCTGCTGAAGTCCTCGCTTTCGCCCTTGCCGCCTTCCTTGTCCTTGTTCTTGTCGAGCTTGCTGGCGGCGATGACGTCGTCTATGCGGAGGATCATTATTGCGGCCTCGCTGGCGCTCTTGATGGCCTGCCTCGGAACGCGGAGCGGGGCGATGACGCCGCGCTCCAGCATGTCAGCAGGCTCTCCCTCGAAGACGTCGACACCGATGGTCGGGCCCTTCTCCTTGTGGGCGGCGATGACCTTAACGAGGGTCTCGATCGGGTCGAGACCGGCGTTCTCCGCTAAGGTTCTCGGGATTATCTTGAGGGCTTCGGCGAAGGCCTCAATGGCGAGCTGCTCCTTGCCGCCAACGGCCTTGGCGTACTCGTCGAGCCTGATGGCCAGCTCGATCTCCGGGGCACCGCCGGCAGCGACGATCTTGCCGTCCTCGACGATGTCCTTGACGACCTTGACGGCGTCCTCAAGGGCCCTCTCGACTTCGTCGACGACGTGTTCTGTGCCACCGCGGATGAGGATTGTCACAGCCTTCGGGTTCTTGCAGCCTTCGACGAAGATCATGTTCTCTCCAGCCACCTTCCTCTGCTCGACGAGGTCAGCGTGACCGAGGTCTTCCGGAGTTAAATCGCGGACGTTGGTGACGATCTTTGCCCCGGTAGCCTTGGCCAGCTTCTCCATGTCGCTCTTCTTGACCCTCCTGACTGCCATTATGCCGTATTTGGCGAGGTAGTGCTGTGCCAAGTCGTCAATACCCTTCTGGACGAAGACGACGTTGGCGCCAACCGCCCTGATCTTCTCGACCATCTCCCTGAGCATCCTCTCCTCCTGCTCGAGGAAGGCCTGGAGCTGCTCGGGGCTGGTGATCCTGATCTCGGCGTCTGTTTCGGTCTCCTTTATCTCGAGGGCCTCGTTGATGAGGGCTATCCTGGCGTTCTCGACCCTCCTGGGCATGCCCGGGTGGACGACCTCCTTGTCGACGACAACACCCTTGATGAGCTGGGTGTCTTTGACCGATCCACCCTCCTTCTTCTCGAACTTGATGTTGTCGAGGTCGACGACGTACCTTCCGTCGATCTTCTCGGCGACCTGCTTGACGGCTTCGACGGCGATCTGGGCAAGGTAGTCCCTCTCCTCCTCGGCGGCCTTACCGGTGATTGAAGTGACCGCCGCCTTCTTGAGGGTCTCGACGTCGTCGACGTTAACGTCCCTGGCTATGTTTTCGAGTATTTCCTGGGCTTTTTCGGCGGCGAGGACGTAACCCTTGACGATGATGCTCGGGTGGATGTTCTGGTCGAGGAGCTCCTCGGCCTTCCTGAGGAGTTCGCCGGCGATGACTACGGCAGTGGTTGTACCATCGCCCGCCTCCTTGTCCTGGGTCTTGGCGACCTCAACCATCATCTTCGCGGCAGGGTGCTGGATGTCCATCTCGTCGAGTATGGTTGCACCGTCGTTGGTGATGACGATGTCACCGAGGCTGTCTACGAGCATTTTGTCCATGCCCTTGGGGCCGAGGGTGGTTCTCACCGTCTCGGCTATTATTCTTGCGGCCAGGATGTTCAGCCTCTGGGCGTCCCTACCAACGTACCTCTGAGTCCCCTCAGGCAGAATAACAACCGGCTGACCTGCGAGCTGGGCCATACCCCTCCACCTCCTTTCTTTCCCTCTTTTGCTGGAGGGTGAGTTTTAGTTACCATTTGTGTCTCCACGCTATCATTCTTTTGGACTATTTATAAACTTTTCGGTCGCTGGATCCCGGTACGCTCAAACCCCGTGCACCTTGGCATTTGCAACCTCCTTCAAAACCGGGATGTACGAAACCCCTAGGTTTATTCCCCTTCCTCCCGCGTCATAAATCGTGAGTTCAATCTCCTTCTTTTTCAGTGCCCGGGCCAGCTCAATTATTTCCTCCTTAATCCTCTTTCCAAAAAACGGCACGTTCGCCTTTCCATCGGTTATTAGAAAAGCTCTCACCTTGACCGACCGGTCCTTCATCCTCTCCCTGTTGGCTAAAAGCAAAAGATAATATAGGGCAGAACTTAAAGGTGTCTTCCCTCCAGTTGGAACGCTTTCTATCCTCTCAAGCACTTCCCAGTAGTTCTTCGTAGGTGGAACAAATATTTCCGCTTGATCACCTTTTGCAACTATCAAAGCCATCTTTGACTTTTTGATGTAGCCGTTTGTGACCAATTTCTCCGCTATCCCCTTCGCGATGCTAATTCTCTTCTGCACAGCCATGCTTCCGCTTGAATCCAAGAGCAAAACCCAAAGCGTTGGTGCCTTTGCCCTCCGGACTCTAACGCGAAGGTCATTTAAATCAAGCCTTATAGGAGGTTTTTTCCATTGAGAACTGCCCAAACCAGAGAGTTGTAAAAATCGACGTCCTTTATTTCACCGTTGGGGGGAACATAAGAGACAGGAACGCCTTTGGGAAAGTTTACTGCTGTGACGCTGACATCCCTTGAGGAGCGATATCCCCTGAATTCGCTTACGTCAAAGTTTTTGCTCTCTATCTTTAGGGTTTTAGCTTCGCTTGAACGAAAATTTTTCTCTGAGTTTCCGATTCCCTGACTTTGGGGCTCCTGGTTTCTCTTTTCATTTTTTTCTTCCTTCTTGTGCTCATGCTTATGGTCGTGTTTGTGATCGTGCCTGCTATCATCTTTAGACTCTGGCGGCTTCATCTGGGGTAGCTTTTGAAAAGGTCTGTCTCTCAAGCGGTGCGGTAAAGCTAATTCCATAGCTTTTTCTAAATCTTCCAGTGAAACCTTTTCCCTCCCGTTTAGGGCGGCTATTGCTTTAGCCGTCTTTATCGTTGCTATCTCGGCTCTATTGGTCTTAATCCCAAAGTTAACAACTGTTTCAGCCAAAAGCTTCAGCAAATCGTCGCTTATCTCGACCTTCGGCAGAAGTTCTCTTGCTTTAACAATCCTCTCCGTGAGCTTTTTCTCTTCGTTCTCATATTTTCTGTAAAAGCTTATGGGGTCTTCATGGAACTCTTCCACGCGCTTGACTATTTCAATCCTCTCCTCTGGGTCCATCGGTGCTGAAACTTCAACACATAGACCGAATCTATCGAGGATTTGGGGTCTGAGTTCACCTTCCTCTGGGTTCATGCTTCCGACTAAGATGAATCTCGCTGGATGCCTGAAGGAGATTCCCTCCCTTTCTATGGTGTTCCAGCCCATTGCGGCGGCGTCTAAAAGTGAGTCGGCTATGTAATCGTCCAAGAGGTTGACTTCATCGATGTAAAGAACCCCTCTGTTTGCTTCCGCTAATATCCCTGGTTGCAGGGCTTTTTTGCCCTCTTTTAAGAACCGCTCTACATCAATTGTTCCAACGAGTCTATCTATGGTAACACTCAAAGGCAGATCAACAACTCTCATTCTTCTTCTGGTGGTTGGTAGGCTCTCACCCTGCTCGTAGCGCTCATAGCAGCTGTCACACATCTCTAAGGGATTCTTCGGATTGCAGTTGAAGGGACAGTCTGCCACGACTTCAATTTCTGGGAGGACATTTGCCAGAGCTCTAACTAGCGTTGATTTTCCGGTCCCCTTATCTCCTTTGAGTAACACACCTCCGATTAGGGGGTTAACGGCTACAGCCAGTAATGCCAGTTTGGTCTTCTCTTGCCCGACTATTGCAGAGAACGGGAAGACTAAGCGTTTTTCGCGGGTTCTCATCTTTATTAACCCCCGATCTTTTCTTCCAGTATTCCTTCAACTTCAATGTATCTATCCTCAAGTTTTTCAAGAGTCTCTTCGCTTGTAGTCCAGTAACCCCTCCTGGTTGCTTCGATCAGTTTCTCAACTATTTCTTTTGTGGCATAGATGTTCAAGCTTTTCAGCCTTTCAAACATTTCATCGTCCAGAACGAACCTTTCAGCAACCCTATCCCAGAGCC
This is a stretch of genomic DNA from Thermococcus zilligii AN1. It encodes these proteins:
- a CDS encoding radical SAM protein — protein: MGIKMSWEEFARSMGVEPQRLENREARLLKEFVMDLEFPTHCPGCQGLDLSNPNPVHHPSYELTPACNHDCIFCYSNVAVKLGKAPRPGYYGWDNPKAITVSQYGEPLISPRIVEVNRMLRERFPNARLDLQTNGSLLTEELWEKLDFDLVMISLDAASREKHLRITNADTFDAVINALKIVGSDKSVRSVVRTIFMPGINDGDIPRIAELAASLGIDEMMLQPLTIHELNVERLRKAGLDFERAESVREFLKTAMEAKKHIDVRISGCQLAIYRTLDPITLFSARRVARDVVPIVKRERKLLEP
- the taw3 gene encoding tRNA(Phe) 7-((3-amino-3-carboxypropyl)-4-demethylwyosine(37)-N(4))-methyltransferase Taw3: MDFLYTKNFEEQKAVAMRGLRKALAEDKVDRDIIPLLEKINALDNYFTTSSCSGRVSVMEMPHFGDKVNSVWLGKWHREVTVEEVLEAIEKHRSGQLWFLVRSPIIHVAAKTMEDAVRLLNLAVGLGFKYSNIKSVSHKKLVVEIRSTERMDVPLGENGELWLSGEYIGKVVNLANAQVRRFKGRLKRLEEEIEKL
- a CDS encoding DUF1464 family protein, encoding MRVIGVDPGTKSFDVIGLEDGRVKLDLSFPSEVVAEEPGKIVKAIEEFSADLIIGPSGYGVPLKHISELTERDRFEMTLVREDELREIPVLIGLQKMVSEMAEKGMNVWFIPGVIHLPTVPEWRKYNKIDMGTADKMAITVLGIHDQAERLGIGYGDVSFVLLEVGFGYNYAGAVKGGKIVDGIGGTVFPGPAYVNSGALDGELAYLLGRVRKWHLFWGGATVIAANKILQPEEFAKRLDEEPFARAWEAMKDGFLKAVASELAVVRDAKEIILSGRLMRIEGLRKDVEELFEEHFGLPVVKLRGLEGMAKEAAQGSAIIADGLAGGEFKGLVEHVEIKKSRGSVLDYVKFPLDV
- a CDS encoding PIN domain-containing protein, with amino-acid sequence MALDFFKLAEGKPVYVPRVFIIEVLSVARRLGVRIDYRTLVGLIEDFNIKSENELFNLAVYVSENVHPRAVDAYYIATAILTGSILVSNDRIMIKNSREASIEAYYLLEEFDKLRETLNGT
- a CDS encoding antitoxin family protein, whose amino-acid sequence is MEEIEAVYEDGVFKPLKKPQLHNHERVVIVVKEGVITKKFLQKLEDLSEALPKFENPSRLIEEDRRPRMPAYS
- the thsB gene encoding thermosome subunit beta; protein product: MAQLAGQPVVILPEGTQRYVGRDAQRLNILAARIIAETVRTTLGPKGMDKMLVDSLGDIVITNDGATILDEMDIQHPAAKMMVEVAKTQDKEAGDGTTTAVVIAGELLRKAEELLDQNIHPSIIVKGYVLAAEKAQEILENIARDVNVDDVETLKKAAVTSITGKAAEEERDYLAQIAVEAVKQVAEKIDGRYVVDLDNIKFEKKEGGSVKDTQLIKGVVVDKEVVHPGMPRRVENARIALINEALEIKETETDAEIRITSPEQLQAFLEQEERMLREMVEKIRAVGANVVFVQKGIDDLAQHYLAKYGIMAVRRVKKSDMEKLAKATGAKIVTNVRDLTPEDLGHADLVEQRKVAGENMIFVEGCKNPKAVTILIRGGTEHVVDEVERALEDAVKVVKDIVEDGKIVAAGGAPEIELAIRLDEYAKAVGGKEQLAIEAFAEALKIIPRTLAENAGLDPIETLVKVIAAHKEKGPTIGVDVFEGEPADMLERGVIAPLRVPRQAIKSASEAAIMILRIDDVIAASKLDKNKDKEGGKGESEDFSSDLD
- a CDS encoding VWA domain-containing protein — encoded protein: MAVQKRISIAKGIAEKLVTNGYIKKSKMALIVAKGDQAEIFVPPTKNYWEVLERIESVPTGGKTPLSSALYYLLLLANRERMKDRSVKVRAFLITDGKANVPFFGKRIKEEIIELARALKKKEIELTIYDAGGRGINLGVSYIPVLKEVANAKVHGV
- a CDS encoding ATP-binding protein: MRTREKRLVFPFSAIVGQEKTKLALLAVAVNPLIGGVLLKGDKGTGKSTLVRALANVLPEIEVVADCPFNCNPKNPLEMCDSCYERYEQGESLPTTRRRMRVVDLPLSVTIDRLVGTIDVERFLKEGKKALQPGILAEANRGVLYIDEVNLLDDYIADSLLDAAAMGWNTIEREGISFRHPARFILVGSMNPEEGELRPQILDRFGLCVEVSAPMDPEERIEIVKRVEEFHEDPISFYRKYENEEKKLTERIVKARELLPKVEISDDLLKLLAETVVNFGIKTNRAEIATIKTAKAIAALNGREKVSLEDLEKAMELALPHRLRDRPFQKLPQMKPPESKDDSRHDHKHDHKHEHKKEEKNEKRNQEPQSQGIGNSEKNFRSSEAKTLKIESKNFDVSEFRGYRSSRDVSVTAVNFPKGVPVSYVPPNGEIKDVDFYNSLVWAVLNGKNLL